One window of Peteryoungia desertarenae genomic DNA carries:
- a CDS encoding ABC-F family ATP-binding cassette domain-containing protein, with the protein MAPPILKLDDIQLSFGGTPLLAGASLQVEPGDRICLVGRNGSGKSTLMKIAAGLVEAQSGEVFRHPSSTIRYLEQAPDFDGFSTVQAYAEAGLGPGDDPYRVTYLLEHLGLTGQEDPTRLSGGEARRAALARVLAPEPDILMLDEPTNHLDLPTIEWLEGELSKSRSALVLISHDRRFLEKISTATVWLDRGLSRRLNRGFAHFEEWRDQVLEEEEIEQHKLGRQIEREEHWLRYGVSARRKRNMRRLGNLQSLRAQYRGHKGPQGTIQAAVTEGKESGKLVIEADKITKSYVDRAIVAPFSIRVHRGDCIGLIGPNGAGKTTLLKMLTGQLDPDSGVVKLGTNLEIAVLDQKREDLNPDDSLAHYLTDGRGENLLVNGEQKHVTGYMKDFLFQPEQARTPIRNLSGGERARLMLARIMAKPSNLLILDEPTNDLDIETLDLLQEIVAGYSGTVILVSHDRDFLDRTVTSTIAPANPEEPDGRWIEYAGGYSDMLAQRKGVEDERKRAEKAEKAKAQEASSGKPTGSANSKGKLSFKQKFALENLPKEMEKAEKEIAAREARMADPNLFTKDPATFNRLAAEMEKLRADLTRMEEEWLELEMLREELEG; encoded by the coding sequence TTGGCGCCTCCCATTCTCAAACTTGACGATATCCAGCTGTCCTTCGGTGGAACGCCGCTTCTGGCGGGTGCCAGCCTGCAGGTCGAGCCGGGCGACCGGATCTGCCTTGTCGGGCGCAATGGATCGGGCAAGTCCACCCTGATGAAGATCGCTGCCGGTCTCGTCGAGGCGCAATCGGGTGAAGTGTTTCGCCATCCGTCATCGACCATCCGCTATCTGGAGCAGGCTCCGGATTTCGACGGTTTTTCCACGGTGCAGGCCTATGCCGAGGCTGGTCTCGGCCCGGGCGACGATCCCTATCGCGTCACCTACCTGCTGGAACATCTGGGGCTGACCGGCCAGGAAGACCCGACCCGGCTTTCCGGTGGTGAGGCGCGCCGGGCAGCTCTTGCCCGTGTGCTGGCGCCAGAACCCGACATCCTGATGCTGGATGAGCCGACAAACCATCTCGACCTGCCGACCATCGAGTGGCTGGAAGGCGAGTTGTCGAAGAGCCGCAGCGCGCTCGTTCTCATCTCCCACGACCGGCGGTTTCTGGAAAAGATCTCGACCGCCACCGTCTGGCTCGATCGCGGCTTGTCTCGTCGTCTCAACCGGGGCTTCGCCCATTTCGAGGAATGGCGAGACCAGGTTCTGGAAGAAGAGGAAATCGAGCAGCACAAGCTCGGTCGCCAGATCGAGCGTGAGGAGCACTGGCTGCGCTACGGGGTTTCGGCGCGCCGCAAGCGCAATATGCGCCGCCTTGGAAACCTGCAGAGCCTGCGCGCTCAGTATCGCGGCCACAAAGGACCGCAGGGCACGATCCAGGCCGCCGTGACCGAAGGCAAGGAAAGCGGCAAGCTGGTGATCGAGGCCGACAAGATCACCAAGTCCTATGTCGATCGCGCCATTGTCGCGCCCTTTTCCATCAGAGTGCATCGCGGAGATTGCATTGGTCTGATCGGCCCGAACGGTGCCGGCAAGACGACGCTTCTGAAAATGCTGACCGGCCAGCTTGATCCGGATTCGGGTGTGGTGAAGCTCGGAACCAATCTGGAGATCGCGGTGCTCGACCAGAAGCGCGAGGACCTCAATCCTGATGATTCCCTCGCTCATTACCTGACCGATGGCCGGGGTGAAAACCTCCTTGTCAACGGCGAGCAGAAACATGTCACCGGCTATATGAAGGACTTTCTCTTCCAGCCGGAACAGGCTCGGACCCCGATCCGCAACCTCTCCGGTGGTGAACGCGCGCGCTTGATGCTGGCGCGGATCATGGCCAAGCCCTCTAACCTTCTGATCCTGGACGAACCGACCAATGACCTTGATATCGAGACACTGGACCTGCTGCAGGAAATTGTAGCCGGCTATTCAGGAACGGTCATTCTCGTCAGCCACGACCGTGACTTTCTCGACCGCACCGTGACCTCGACAATTGCCCCGGCCAATCCGGAGGAGCCGGATGGTCGCTGGATCGAATATGCCGGCGGCTATTCCGACATGCTTGCCCAGCGCAAGGGTGTCGAGGACGAACGCAAGCGGGCGGAAAAGGCCGAGAAGGCAAAGGCGCAGGAAGCCTCTAGCGGCAAGCCGACCGGCAGCGCAAACAGCAAGGGCAAGCTCTCGTTCAAGCAGAAGTTCGCGCTCGAAAACCTCCCCAAGGAGATGGAGAAGGCCGAGAAGGAGATCGCCGCACGCGAAGCCAGGATGGCCGACCCCAATCTCTTCACAAAAGACCCTGCCACCTTCAATCGTCTCGCTGCCGAAATGGAAAAGCTCCGCGCCGACCTCACCCGTATGGAAGAGGAATGGCTCGAGCTGGAAATGCTGCGCGAGGAGCTTGAAGGCTGA
- a CDS encoding M48 family metalloprotease, with amino-acid sequence MQFLTGNSALAVAWLRHRRFARLSTVAVIVSAGLVLSSCQSIFEQAYVPTVGPSSNPQIVDEVQRGDPRAQLGAREHPRIVASYGGEYNDAKTERLVARIAGALTAVSENPNQSYRITILNSPAINAFALPGGYLYVTRGLLALANDASEVAAVLSHEMAHVTANHGIERQRREEAEVIASRVVAEVLSSDLAGKQALARGKLRLAAFSRQQELQADIIGVRTLGEAGYDPYAAARFLDSMSRYSQFTSVDPEADQSLDFLSSHPNAPQRVDLARRHARAFGPEGTYGETGRDYFLNGIDGLLYGDSPDEGFVRGQTFLHGKLGIRFEVPNGFQIDNKVEAVLATGPGDVAIRFDGVADNKNMTLPNYISSGWVTGLLPETIRSIKVNGLDAATARASADRWDFDITVIRIGPQIFRFLTAVPKGSPALEPTAQQLRDTFRQISLQEAASLKPLRVRVVTVRPEDTIGTLAARMMGTDRKLELFRLINALGPTSTLTPGMRVKIISE; translated from the coding sequence ATGCAGTTTTTGACCGGGAACAGCGCGTTGGCTGTCGCTTGGCTGCGGCATCGGCGCTTTGCAAGGCTCTCCACGGTCGCAGTCATCGTGTCGGCCGGTCTTGTGCTGTCCTCCTGCCAGTCGATCTTTGAGCAGGCCTATGTGCCGACGGTCGGCCCTTCCAGCAATCCGCAGATTGTTGATGAAGTGCAGCGGGGCGATCCCCGCGCCCAGCTGGGTGCACGCGAGCATCCGCGTATCGTTGCGAGCTATGGCGGAGAATATAACGATGCCAAGACCGAGCGCCTTGTTGCCCGCATCGCCGGTGCGCTGACGGCCGTCTCGGAAAATCCGAACCAGTCCTATCGGATCACGATCCTGAATTCTCCGGCGATCAATGCCTTTGCCTTGCCCGGCGGATATCTCTATGTCACGCGCGGGCTGCTTGCGCTCGCCAATGATGCATCGGAAGTTGCGGCTGTTCTCTCCCACGAAATGGCCCATGTGACGGCAAATCATGGTATCGAGCGCCAGCGTCGGGAAGAAGCGGAAGTCATTGCCAGCCGCGTTGTCGCCGAAGTGCTTTCCAGTGACCTTGCCGGAAAACAGGCTCTGGCGCGTGGCAAGCTGCGTCTGGCAGCATTCTCCCGTCAGCAGGAATTGCAGGCCGATATCATCGGCGTGCGGACCCTGGGTGAAGCCGGTTATGATCCCTATGCGGCCGCCCGTTTCCTCGATTCCATGTCGCGCTACAGCCAGTTCACCTCGGTTGATCCGGAAGCGGATCAGAGCCTCGACTTCCTGTCGAGCCATCCGAACGCACCACAGCGCGTCGATCTCGCCCGCCGTCACGCCCGCGCCTTCGGGCCGGAGGGAACCTATGGCGAAACGGGACGCGATTACTTCCTCAACGGGATCGACGGTCTGCTTTATGGTGACAGCCCGGACGAAGGCTTTGTCCGAGGTCAGACCTTCCTGCATGGCAAGCTCGGCATTCGTTTTGAAGTTCCCAACGGTTTCCAGATCGACAACAAGGTCGAGGCGGTTCTTGCCACCGGACCTGGAGATGTAGCCATCCGCTTCGATGGCGTTGCCGACAACAAGAACATGACGCTGCCGAACTATATCTCCAGCGGATGGGTGACGGGCCTGCTGCCGGAGACGATCCGTTCGATCAAGGTCAATGGCCTTGATGCTGCAACCGCGCGCGCCTCTGCCGACAGGTGGGATTTCGACATCACGGTCATCCGGATCGGTCCGCAGATCTTCCGCTTCCTGACCGCCGTTCCAAAGGGTAGCCCTGCGCTGGAGCCGACGGCGCAGCAGTTGAGAGACACTTTCCGCCAGATATCGCTGCAGGAAGCCGCCTCGCTGAAGCCCCTGCGTGTACGGGTGGTGACCGTGCGCCCGGAGGATACAATCGGTACGCTCGCAGCCCGAATGATGGGTACGGATCGCAAGCTGGAACTCTTCCGCCTCATCAATGCCCTTGGCCCGACCTCGACCCTGACGCCCGGCATGCGGGTGAAGATCATTTCTGAATAA
- the thiB gene encoding thiamine ABC transporter substrate binding subunit — translation MPSHLATLLRSGLAAAFLSSGLALPAVAQDRTLTIYTYESFVSEWGPGPKVKEAFEQTCNCTVNFVGVADGVALLTRLKLEGETSKADIVLGIDTNLIEEAKQTGLFDTHGIDASKANVPGNFSDDVFLPYDYGHFAVVYDTEAMTNPPTSLKELVEGDPNQKIVIQDPRTSTPGLGLLLWVKSVYGDEAPQAWAKLKDRVLTVTPGWSEAYGLFTKGEAPMVLSYATSPAYHMVAEETERYQAAEFSEGHYIQIEVAGLLKNAPEKELAREFLAFMLEPGFQDTIPTNNWMMPAAPTSEPLPEAFGKLIQPKVTFLMSPEEVAANRKAWIDEWQAAMTLN, via the coding sequence ATGCCGTCACATCTCGCTACATTGCTGCGTTCGGGTCTTGCCGCAGCCTTTCTGTCGTCCGGGCTTGCCTTGCCTGCGGTCGCCCAGGACAGGACCCTGACCATCTACACCTATGAAAGTTTCGTCTCTGAATGGGGTCCCGGCCCCAAGGTCAAGGAAGCCTTTGAGCAGACCTGCAATTGCACGGTCAATTTCGTCGGTGTTGCCGATGGCGTTGCACTTTTGACCCGCCTGAAGCTTGAGGGCGAAACATCCAAGGCCGACATCGTCCTTGGCATCGATACCAACCTGATCGAAGAGGCCAAGCAGACCGGTCTTTTCGACACGCATGGCATTGATGCATCCAAAGCCAATGTGCCGGGCAATTTCTCCGACGATGTCTTCCTGCCCTATGACTATGGCCATTTCGCCGTGGTCTATGACACTGAAGCCATGACCAATCCGCCGACGAGCCTCAAGGAACTGGTCGAGGGCGACCCGAACCAGAAGATCGTGATCCAGGATCCGCGCACCTCGACCCCGGGTCTTGGCCTGCTGCTCTGGGTCAAGTCCGTCTATGGCGACGAGGCGCCGCAAGCCTGGGCCAAGCTCAAGGATCGCGTCTTGACCGTCACCCCCGGCTGGTCGGAGGCCTATGGTCTTTTCACCAAGGGTGAAGCGCCAATGGTTCTCTCCTATGCGACGTCGCCTGCCTATCATATGGTTGCCGAAGAGACTGAGCGCTATCAGGCTGCAGAGTTTTCCGAGGGACACTATATCCAGATCGAGGTAGCAGGGCTTTTGAAGAACGCGCCGGAAAAGGAGCTTGCCCGCGAATTCCTCGCCTTCATGCTTGAGCCCGGTTTCCAGGATACCATCCCGACCAACAACTGGATGATGCCGGCTGCGCCGACCTCGGAGCCGCTGCCGGAAGCCTTCGGCAAGCTGATCCAGCCGAAGGTGACCTTCCTGATGAGCCCTGAAGAGGTTGCCGCCAATCGCAAGGCTTGGATCGATGAGTGGCAGGCGGCGATGACGCTCAACTGA
- a CDS encoding RNA polymerase factor sigma-32, with translation MKAMSADRHIIKYAMAQPYLEREEELDLAIRWKDHNDQGARNRIAQAHMRLVIAMAAKFRGFGLPLNDLIQEGYIGLLEAAARFDPGREVRFSTYAGWWIRASMQDYILRNWSIVRGGTSSSQKALFFNLRRLRAKLAQGDNRLSDQAIHQEIASALGVSLADVQSMDARLTSNDTSLQTPVAGRNGEGTEQLEMLESNEIAPDEQVTSIIDGERWKGWLTSAMGSLNERETRIIKARRLAEEGATLEELGAELGISKERVRQIETRAMEKLKQALAPYAPAEGRTEMAF, from the coding sequence ATGAAAGCCATGTCCGCTGACAGACATATTATCAAGTATGCAATGGCGCAGCCCTATCTCGAGCGCGAGGAAGAGCTGGATCTCGCCATCCGCTGGAAGGACCACAACGATCAGGGTGCCCGCAACCGCATCGCCCAGGCGCATATGCGTCTGGTGATTGCCATGGCGGCCAAATTCCGGGGCTTCGGCCTGCCGCTGAACGACCTGATCCAGGAGGGCTATATCGGCCTTCTCGAAGCCGCCGCCCGTTTCGATCCCGGCCGGGAAGTGCGCTTCTCGACCTATGCAGGCTGGTGGATCCGCGCGTCGATGCAAGACTACATCCTGCGCAACTGGTCGATCGTGCGCGGCGGGACAAGCTCCAGCCAGAAGGCGCTGTTCTTCAACCTGCGCCGCCTGCGCGCCAAGCTTGCCCAGGGCGACAACCGCCTGTCGGATCAGGCGATCCATCAGGAAATCGCATCCGCCCTCGGCGTCAGCCTTGCGGATGTGCAGTCTATGGACGCCCGCCTGACGAGCAATGACACCTCGCTGCAGACGCCGGTGGCAGGTCGCAATGGCGAGGGCACCGAGCAGTTGGAAATGCTGGAAAGCAACGAGATTGCACCCGACGAGCAGGTGACCTCGATCATCGACGGCGAACGCTGGAAAGGCTGGCTGACATCCGCGATGGGCAGCCTGAACGAACGCGAGACCCGCATCATCAAGGCCAGACGCCTTGCGGAAGAAGGGGCGACGCTCGAAGAACTCGGTGCCGAGCTTGGCATTTCCAAGGAACGTGTCCGCCAGATCGAGACCCGCGCCATGGAAAAGCTGAAACAGGCGCTCGCGCCCTATGCGCCCGCCGAGGGCCGCACCGAAATGGCGTTCTGA
- a CDS encoding thiamine diphosphokinase codes for MNTSSFTILLGGHLRLTDRLRALTRGTRMIAADSGIRHARLLTAQPELWVGDFDSSDAEMHAAWPQVERRSYPAQKAVTDGEIAVAEAIRLGATRLVFAGALGGERSDHALQHYLNALGLVADGFEVVLTSGDEEAYPFTDESQLELDLPKGALFSVLGFTALEGLTIRNARYPLTNYALAFGSSRTISNVAEGPISVSLRRGRAILLARPYDHSGA; via the coding sequence ATGAATACATCGTCCTTCACCATCCTTCTCGGTGGCCATCTCCGACTGACCGACCGGCTGCGGGCGCTGACGCGTGGCACCCGGATGATTGCGGCTGATAGCGGTATTCGCCATGCGCGCCTTCTCACCGCCCAGCCGGAACTCTGGGTTGGTGATTTCGACAGCAGCGATGCCGAAATGCATGCGGCCTGGCCCCAGGTCGAGCGGCGTTCCTATCCGGCTCAAAAGGCAGTGACCGATGGGGAGATCGCCGTTGCCGAAGCCATTCGGCTGGGGGCCACGCGCCTGGTCTTTGCCGGAGCTCTGGGTGGCGAGCGCTCGGATCACGCGCTCCAGCATTATCTCAATGCGCTTGGACTTGTTGCCGATGGCTTTGAAGTGGTTCTCACCTCGGGTGATGAAGAGGCCTATCCCTTCACTGATGAAAGCCAGCTCGAATTGGATCTGCCGAAAGGCGCCCTTTTTTCCGTCCTTGGCTTTACCGCACTTGAGGGGCTGACGATCCGCAATGCGCGCTATCCGCTGACCAATTATGCTCTCGCCTTCGGATCTTCGCGCACCATATCGAATGTGGCTGAAGGACCGATCTCGGTGTCTCTGCGGCGCGGTCGCGCCATCCTCCTTGCCCGTCCCTACGATCATTCCGGAGCCTGA
- the leuB gene encoding 3-isopropylmalate dehydrogenase, with product MTERNLLLLPGDGIGPEAMGEVRKIIAYMNDEMGAGFVTDEGLVGGCAYDAHGAAISEEDMAKALAADAVLFGAVGGPKWDDVPYEVRPEAGLLRLRKDLELFANLRPAICYPALANASSLKPELVEGLDILIVRELTGGVYFGEPKTITDLGNGQKRAIDTQVYDTYEIERIASVAFELARTRKNAVCSMEKRNVMKSGVLWNQVVTATHKEKFSDVKLDHMLADAGGMQLVRAPKQFDVIVTDNLFGDMLSDVAAMLTGSLGMLPSASLGAPDAKTGKRKALYEPVHGSAPDIAGKGIANPIAMIASFAMCLRYSFNMVKEADTLEKAIANVLDKGIRTGDIMAEGCTKVGTAEMGDAILAEFKALSA from the coding sequence ATGACTGAGCGCAATCTTCTTCTCCTGCCCGGTGACGGCATTGGTCCGGAAGCCATGGGCGAGGTCCGCAAGATCATCGCCTATATGAACGACGAAATGGGCGCCGGTTTTGTCACCGATGAGGGCCTGGTCGGCGGCTGCGCCTATGACGCCCATGGCGCGGCGATCTCGGAAGAAGACATGGCCAAGGCGCTCGCAGCCGACGCCGTTCTCTTCGGTGCCGTCGGCGGTCCGAAGTGGGATGACGTGCCTTACGAAGTTCGCCCGGAAGCCGGCCTCCTGCGCCTGCGCAAGGATCTCGAACTCTTCGCCAACCTGCGTCCGGCAATCTGCTATCCGGCGCTCGCCAACGCCTCCTCGCTGAAGCCGGAACTGGTCGAGGGTCTCGATATCCTCATCGTCCGCGAACTGACCGGTGGCGTCTATTTCGGCGAGCCGAAGACCATCACCGATCTTGGCAATGGCCAGAAGCGCGCCATCGACACGCAGGTCTATGATACCTACGAAATCGAGCGCATCGCCTCCGTCGCCTTCGAACTCGCCCGCACCCGCAAGAATGCCGTCTGCTCGATGGAAAAGCGCAACGTCATGAAGTCGGGCGTCTTGTGGAACCAGGTCGTCACCGCGACCCACAAGGAGAAGTTCTCTGACGTGAAGCTTGACCACATGCTGGCCGATGCCGGCGGCATGCAGCTGGTGCGCGCGCCGAAGCAGTTCGACGTCATCGTCACCGACAACCTGTTCGGCGACATGCTGTCGGACGTTGCCGCCATGCTGACCGGTTCGCTCGGCATGCTGCCGTCGGCCTCGCTCGGTGCCCCGGATGCCAAGACCGGCAAGCGCAAGGCGCTCTACGAGCCCGTGCATGGTTCCGCACCGGACATCGCCGGCAAGGGTATCGCCAACCCGATCGCCATGATCGCCTCCTTTGCCATGTGCCTGCGCTACTCCTTCAACATGGTCAAGGAAGCCGACACGCTGGAAAAGGCGATCGCCAATGTCCTCGACAAGGGCATCCGCACCGGCGACATCATGGCCGAAGGTTGCACAAAGGTGGGCACTGCCGAGATGGGCGATGCGATCCTCGCCGAGTTCAAGGCGCTTTCCGCCTGA
- a CDS encoding ATP-binding cassette domain-containing protein: protein MTADHLAIQLQSVGLKLGHRDFDFDLGIERGVVTAVAGASGSGKSTLLNLIAGFEQPQVGRVLIDGQDVTDLPPARRPISLVFQDNNLFAHLDLFTNIGLGIHPAMRLAPGDRLTVSRALERVGLAGFERRLPGSLSGGERQRAAFARALVRRKPVLLLDEPFAALDPGLRSSMADLLIDLHRDSVPTIVLVTHDPRDIERLADRVIFLDQGRVIVDAPTAEFWNKTGLDPVARFLGVNRMAVGSP, encoded by the coding sequence ATGACCGCTGACCATCTCGCAATCCAGCTTCAATCTGTCGGCCTGAAACTTGGGCATCGCGATTTTGACTTCGATCTCGGAATTGAGCGCGGCGTTGTGACAGCGGTTGCCGGCGCGTCCGGTTCGGGCAAGTCGACGCTTCTCAATCTGATTGCCGGCTTTGAGCAGCCGCAAGTCGGTCGAGTGCTCATTGATGGACAGGATGTCACCGATCTGCCGCCTGCCCGTCGTCCCATCTCCCTGGTCTTCCAGGACAACAATCTCTTTGCCCATCTCGACCTCTTCACCAATATCGGCCTTGGCATTCATCCGGCTATGCGGCTTGCTCCCGGTGACCGGCTGACAGTATCGCGGGCCTTGGAGCGCGTGGGTCTGGCTGGTTTCGAACGTCGTCTTCCCGGTTCGCTTTCGGGTGGTGAGCGCCAGAGGGCCGCCTTCGCCCGGGCATTGGTACGTCGCAAGCCTGTCCTGCTGCTCGACGAGCCCTTTGCCGCGCTCGATCCCGGTCTCCGGTCCTCAATGGCCGATCTGCTCATCGATCTGCATCGAGACAGTGTGCCGACCATTGTCCTCGTGACCCATGATCCTCGCGATATCGAAAGGCTGGCCGACAGGGTGATCTTCCTGGATCAGGGAAGGGTGATCGTTGACGCCCCTACCGCTGAATTCTGGAATAAAACGGGCCTCGATCCCGTCGCACGCTTCCTCGGCGTCAATCGGATGGCAGTCGGTTCGCCATAA
- a CDS encoding thiamine/thiamine pyrophosphate ABC transporter permease ThiP produces MAQPSHSFAGERLPVLAGGLFVIGAVASFVGIALFALLYGRVDAALLTVWRDPVIHQVLRFTLLQAALSTLLSLAFAIPVASALARQRRFPGRIWLIRLMAVPMGLPVLIGALGLIGIWGRQGLGNQALQFLGLDQPISIYGLTGILIAHVFFNMPLAVRFMLAALERVPAEHWRTAAGLGLSPLSIFRFIEWPVLARVVPGAAGLIFMLCVTSFTLILIFGGGPAATTIEVAIYQAIRFDFDPGRAVSLAVLQIAVTSLLLVLISLLPGARDPGQVVGRRVDRFDGRGLGIRMADGFLLVFASLFLVLPLGQVVVAGLQADLLDLISKPSFQRAALTSLWVSLAAALLAVFGSLLIIRARQRLEETRQVSLFGRMLMAMLSATSSLVLLVPVTVLATGWFLILRQVGDVSRFAPAIVIGINALMALPFAVRVLSPAYVDHRIRSRLLAASLGLKGPAKWRLIDLPVLKRSLLAAFTFSMALSLGDLGAVVLFGSENISTLPTLIYASLGSYRSNDADGLALLLGIFCLALALIGAPKLREEDMRHDDR; encoded by the coding sequence ATGGCTCAGCCTTCGCACAGTTTCGCAGGGGAAAGGCTGCCGGTTCTCGCCGGCGGCCTTTTCGTCATCGGGGCTGTGGCATCTTTTGTCGGTATCGCGCTTTTTGCCCTGCTTTACGGTCGGGTCGACGCGGCCTTGCTCACTGTGTGGCGCGATCCTGTCATTCATCAGGTTCTCCGTTTTACGCTTCTTCAGGCGGCCCTTTCGACGCTGTTGTCGCTTGCTTTCGCCATTCCGGTTGCCAGCGCCCTTGCGCGTCAGCGGCGCTTTCCCGGACGCATCTGGCTCATCCGCTTGATGGCCGTCCCCATGGGCTTGCCCGTGTTGATCGGTGCGCTGGGGCTGATCGGGATCTGGGGTCGGCAGGGCCTCGGCAATCAGGCCCTGCAGTTTCTGGGGCTCGACCAGCCCATCAGCATCTATGGCCTCACCGGCATCCTGATAGCCCATGTCTTTTTCAACATGCCTTTGGCTGTCCGTTTCATGCTGGCAGCACTCGAGCGCGTGCCGGCAGAACATTGGCGGACGGCAGCAGGCCTCGGTCTTTCGCCCCTCTCGATCTTCCGGTTTATCGAATGGCCTGTGCTGGCCCGTGTGGTGCCGGGTGCCGCCGGCCTCATTTTCATGCTCTGCGTCACGAGCTTCACGCTTATCCTGATCTTTGGTGGAGGCCCTGCAGCGACGACGATCGAGGTTGCCATCTATCAGGCGATCCGCTTCGATTTCGATCCCGGTCGGGCGGTCTCGCTGGCTGTGCTGCAAATTGCCGTGACGAGCCTGCTGCTCGTCTTGATCAGCCTCTTGCCTGGTGCCAGAGATCCCGGCCAGGTGGTCGGGCGTCGGGTAGACCGTTTCGATGGTCGAGGCCTCGGTATTCGCATGGCTGACGGGTTTCTGCTGGTATTCGCGTCGCTGTTTCTCGTGCTGCCCCTGGGTCAGGTGGTGGTCGCCGGCTTGCAGGCCGATCTTCTGGACCTAATCTCCAAGCCAAGCTTTCAGAGAGCGGCCCTCACAAGTCTCTGGGTCTCGTTGGCGGCGGCATTGCTTGCCGTTTTCGGCAGTCTTCTCATCATTCGCGCCCGTCAGCGGCTCGAGGAGACCCGGCAGGTGTCACTTTTCGGTCGGATGTTGATGGCCATGCTGTCAGCCACATCGTCGCTGGTGCTGCTGGTGCCGGTGACGGTGCTGGCAACCGGCTGGTTCCTGATCCTTCGGCAGGTTGGCGATGTTTCCCGCTTTGCTCCCGCAATCGTGATTGGGATCAATGCGCTGATGGCGCTGCCTTTTGCCGTTCGGGTTCTCTCACCCGCCTATGTTGATCATCGCATCCGCAGCAGGCTGCTTGCGGCAAGTCTCGGGCTCAAGGGACCGGCAAAGTGGCGATTGATCGATCTGCCTGTTCTGAAACGATCTTTGCTTGCGGCCTTCACCTTTTCCATGGCCCTGTCGCTTGGCGATCTCGGTGCGGTCGTTCTTTTCGGTTCGGAGAATATCTCGACCTTGCCGACTTTGATTTATGCCAGTCTTGGCAGTTACCGCAGCAATGATGCTGACGGCCTTGCGCTTCTGCTCGGCATTTTTTGCCTTGCGCTTGCCTTGATTGGAGCGCCTAAATTGCGAGAGGAGGACATGCGTCATGATGACCGCTGA
- a CDS encoding pyridoxal-phosphate dependent enzyme produces the protein MSPSAAPLSVPLHLHTPLLQTRADYSACGKPLLLKMDALQPSGSFKLRGVGLLCQREVAAGAREIFCASGGNAGIAAAYAGRALDVPVTIVVPETTSPEVRRQIAATGADVLVHGAVFDEANAHAIAMAEARDAAYVHPFDHPSLWEGHASLIDEVVEDGAAFDCVITSVGGGGLLAGIVAGLKRNGLSNVPVIAVETEGAASFHASLEAGTHVTLPAITSIANSLGARRVAPHVFDLPNHHPIESVLVSDAQAVQACLKFADAQRVLVEPACGAALAVADVHFELLQGFERPLIEVCGGIGVSLAKLETWRSQFG, from the coding sequence ATGTCCCCTTCTGCCGCTCCCCTCTCCGTGCCGCTCCACCTCCATACCCCGCTTCTTCAGACGCGGGCGGACTATAGTGCCTGTGGCAAGCCGCTTCTTCTGAAGATGGACGCGCTGCAGCCATCCGGCAGTTTCAAGCTGCGTGGCGTCGGGCTTCTGTGCCAGCGTGAGGTGGCCGCTGGTGCCCGCGAGATATTTTGCGCCTCGGGAGGCAATGCCGGCATAGCCGCTGCCTATGCCGGGCGGGCGCTTGATGTGCCGGTGACCATCGTCGTGCCGGAAACAACCAGTCCGGAGGTGCGTCGGCAGATTGCGGCAACGGGTGCGGACGTGCTGGTGCATGGCGCGGTCTTTGACGAGGCCAATGCCCATGCCATCGCTATGGCGGAGGCGAGAGACGCAGCTTATGTTCATCCCTTCGATCATCCCTCGCTGTGGGAGGGGCATGCCAGCCTGATCGATGAGGTGGTGGAGGATGGCGCTGCCTTTGATTGTGTCATCACGAGCGTCGGTGGTGGAGGCCTGCTGGCCGGCATCGTGGCCGGACTGAAGCGCAACGGTTTGTCGAATGTGCCGGTGATCGCTGTCGAGACGGAAGGGGCGGCCTCTTTTCATGCGAGCCTTGAGGCGGGTACGCACGTGACGCTGCCCGCGATCACCTCGATTGCCAATTCCCTTGGTGCCCGCCGTGTTGCGCCCCATGTCTTTGATCTGCCCAATCACCACCCGATTGAAAGTGTCCTCGTGAGCGATGCGCAGGCGGTTCAGGCGTGCCTCAAGTTTGCCGATGCGCAGCGGGTGCTGGTCGAGCCTGCCTGTGGCGCAGCCCTTGCGGTGGCGGATGTTCATTTTGAGCTTCTGCAGGGCTTTGAAAGGCCGCTGATTGAGGTCTGCGGCGGGATTGGCGTGTCCCTGGCGAAGCTTGAGACCTGGCGGAGCCAGTTCGGCTGA